The Syntrophotalea acetylenivorans genome contains the following window.
CACAGAACACAGACAGACTTTATACACGCTAAGCGATATCTTTGCAAGGAGCATTTTCAGAAAAATGCCGCATGCCGAACAACGGCGTTGTGTATATTATATTTTCGCGCCCCCTGTCAAGCACATTCAATGTTTTTTTCCTGGACCGGCCAATTTAATTATCGGATGAGGGCAGACGTCTCTGGCGGCCGGCCTCAAAAAGGGCTACGGATGTCGCTACCGACGCGTTGAGAGACGATACCTTCCCACGGAGAGGGATCGCCAGCAACAAGTCGCAGTGAGACCGGGTATTAGGGCGCAAGCCTGTCCCTTCGCTACCGACCACAAGGGCCAGGTCACCGCACAAATCGGTATCGTAGAGAGGGCTGGCCCCTTCTTCCCCAGCCAGCCCATAGACCCAAACACCCTCCTTGCGCAAGGCATCGAGAGTGCGGGCCAGATTGGTGACCTGACATAAGGGCACATGCTCCAGGGCACCGGCGGAAACCTTATCCACTACTCCGGTAACGGGACAGGCGCGGTCCTTGGTCACTATTACCCCATGACATCCTGCCCCGTCGGCACTGCGTAAGATCGCACCCAGGTTATGGGGGTCGGTAATACCGTCCAAAACCAGGAAAAAGGCCGGCGCTTCGGAAACCCGCCAGCGCTGCAGAAGCTCCTCAAGGGAAAGATAGGCGAAGGGTTCGATCTCCAGCAAGGCTCCCTGATGATGACCATGCCCTACTAGTCGGTCGAGCTCACGTCGGTCCCGGCGAGCAACCGGCACCCCTGCAGACTCTGCCTCCCGCTGCAATTGCACAAGGCGGGGCGACTTGCTGTCCCGCTGCAAGACCAACGACAACGGTTTCCGCCGCGAACTGCGCAGTCCTTCACTTACCGCATTGATGCCATAGATGAGATCAGCCACAGTCGACCTCGGCTAAAGCCCGGGCCATTTCTTCAAGAATCATCGTTGCCGCCACCCTCGAATCGTCTGCCTTAGCAATCGGCCGACCGACTACCAGGTAGTCCGCACCGGCGACGATGGCATCAGCTGGCGTGGTGATACGCTTCTGGTCGTCGACAGAAGCAAACGCCGGGCGCACCCCGGGAGTAACGATTACAAAGTCATTACCGCAGGCACGCCGGATCAAGGGCACTTCCCGGGGCGAGGCCACCACTCCGTCAAGACCGGCCTGCTGGGCAAGCTTGGCGAGGAGCGGCACCATCTCTTCTATCGGCCGATCAATACCTACCGCGCGCAACGTCTCCTGGTCACTCGAGGTCAGGATGGTCACCGCCAACAAAATAGGTCGTTCAAGATTTTCAGCCGCGCAGCATTCCTTCACTGCAGCCGCTGTTTCAC
Protein-coding sequences here:
- the rlmB gene encoding 23S rRNA (guanosine(2251)-2'-O)-methyltransferase RlmB, translated to MADLIYGINAVSEGLRSSRRKPLSLVLQRDSKSPRLVQLQREAESAGVPVARRDRRELDRLVGHGHHQGALLEIEPFAYLSLEELLQRWRVSEAPAFFLVLDGITDPHNLGAILRSADGAGCHGVIVTKDRACPVTGVVDKVSAGALEHVPLCQVTNLARTLDALRKEGVWVYGLAGEEGASPLYDTDLCGDLALVVGSEGTGLRPNTRSHCDLLLAIPLRGKVSSLNASVATSVALFEAGRQRRLPSSDN
- the pyrF gene encoding orotidine-5'-phosphate decarboxylase, whose amino-acid sequence is MIEAAKQRLVFALDVDSCSAAERWAEQLHDKVGLFKVGKQLFTKCGPDIVRRIQQRGGQVFLDLKYHDIPNTVARATVEACRLGVKMVNVHALGGPTMMRETAAAVKECCAAENLERPILLAVTILTSSDQETLRAVGIDRPIEEMVPLLAKLAQQAGLDGVVASPREVPLIRRACGNDFVIVTPGVRPAFASVDDQKRITTPADAIVAGADYLVVGRPIAKADDSRVAATMILEEMARALAEVDCG